The Ziziphus jujuba cultivar Dongzao chromosome 12, ASM3175591v1 sequence gaaaccaaaaatgagGATATTCATCAGAGCACACAAGATCTTTTCCTTCTATAACGTCCAATAATGAAAAATTGTAACTAAATCTAATTTTCAGTTCGGTAATCAGAATATCTATTTGCAATCTTAGAGGATCAGGTACCATTTTGCCTAACAACGTATTATTCAACTATTTGCATTATAGATGATGCAAATAACTCAAACAATATAAATTCTGAAAAAAGTAACTCACAGAATCttcaaaaaatgaatttgaaagaagggttaaaaaaattaattaattaattaattaaaaattaaactgaaattgaaagaaaaaagaaattgaagataCTCAAACATAATTATGAAGCAATATAACACATATACAAGTCACGGGTCCAACTTACAACTAATTGAATGAAggaatttaatacaaaataaaaaagaaaggttaaaattttgatttgcgAAGTCAATGACCAGTGAACATACTACTTACTAACAGTAAAATTCGAATTCCTTTATTCAacaaatcaaaacaataaaactcTCGAAAATTAGAGAATAGTATTAATACGTGGATATGAGGCTTCACAGCGACGATAATTCCATCCTCCACATAAACATCAGCAACTTCCAGGTGGTGAGCATTCACTACAGTCCCTCCCTTTATCAATATCTTCGACGACGTCGTCGAAATACCACACGTCGATTCCTCGTATCCGATTCCAGCATCACAGAACTGaaagacgaaaaaaaaaaaaacaaacttcaaAAACGCACCGAgcaaatgaatagattaatccaacaaaaaagattcaattttttgttttttggtttctgCGAAACAAACAGAAAAGTTAACCTGGTTAGGCTCTGAAAGCGAAGAAGAAAAGGAGACTACAAGAAGGAGTAGCAATGGAAGATTGAAGAGATGGAGTTTGGTGATCGAACCCATTGGAAAATGGAAGTTGATTCTCTACTGGTTTGGTCGCCGGATGagcatttttatatatagattttgtaCATTGGTGTTTTATTCTGTGTATACCGTTCGATTAGTCTGGTTTGTGGAATTCATTTGATATTATAGTTAGAAAACCCACGTCGTAGTAAGATCAAAATGGTAACGGCCACACAAGATTGCCTTGTGCATCAAGTAGCTTCTAACACGTGATACGTGAGGGACAGAAGTTCCACTTCCAGGTGCGCTGTACATACATGCTCGTGGACCCTCACTCGGATACTCTCGGAATTGGACCAAGATTCTCTGCTGAATTTTTTTCCCCACTTgcttatatttggtttttaatcacagttttccatttcaaaatttatataattcaataattaaagtgaatgatacattatttaataaataaattatatttatcacaAATGGTGACAGtgaattccatatatatatatatatatatatatatatacacacacatacgtAAAAACAATTTACAAATGGTGAAtctatgaatatataaaaactaCTTAAACATTGAACCACTGCAATCATCAGTACTGCAATGGTGATATATAATTGtacttttattaatatatcacaTGATCAGCACATGATTTGGTCTCATGTGCAACACAAGCATTCTTTTGTTTCTCTTATTTTTGTCCAGGatctaatattttaaaacaGGAAGAATCAGCTGGCATTAATGGAGCAAAAACTTGAATAACTAATGACTGGGTACAAACACAAAAAGCATCTCATatatttttctgaaattttcaaataaattttcttttcataattttacAGGAGTTAGAATTACTTGTTAGTTCTTGATACAAAATAATAGAACAGTTAATCCACATGTGGTTTAAATGATCTATtaagtcaaagaaaaaaaaagaaaaatcaattatcACTACAGAACGGAGaactaaatcaaaaaataataataagaaacccAATCTTCCCGTTGCTTCTCTTACCTCATGATCAATTTGGGGAAATATGAAACctattttttgggggaaaaaaacaaaaaaataaaagaacaaaaagatcaaaacttattgaaattaaaaaaggagTTTTGCTCACTTGGAAAATATTATGAGTTCACTCAATGCTTCAAATCTTAATGATATATGCGGATTCCATATGTATATGAAAGGGAAAACTGTAATcccattgaaaatttttatttgaatcgTGATTGGACAAAAGTgtgtttcttttaaaaaaataataaaaaaaagaatatttctatttttataaatcatgatcatCATTCATCCCTCTTTACCAACTTTCAAAATTACGGACAGGTTTgatatacaaaaaaattatttatttttatttgaatggtgattggacaaaagtgtgtttttttgggaaaaaaaaaagaatattcctATTTGTTATAAATTATGATCATCATTCATCCCTCTTTACAAACTTTCAAAATTACGGATATATTTGATAtacaaaaaattgatttttatctaaacgttcaaaaccaatatttttttttttcagattttatAATGGAAGGAAAGCTAATTTTTATTTGACTGACAAGCCTAAAACAAATAATCCATAGCTTCATGCAAACTTTTGTTTTTACGTTAAAgtggaagaatttttttttttttttaagattaaatttggtagattcaaatttaaaattattattttaaaaaacaataattttatcaaCGAATTATGATAATtcacgaaaaaaataaaaataaaaataaaaataaaagctatgACTGTCATTCGCAAAATTGTctatgcaatttcaaaataaaacatattaattatcaaattttcgtATATGAATGACTTGTTAGATCTTattgtaaaaaatttaaataataaaaagaatgacTTGttgaaagcaaaataaataaaataaaataaaacaataaaatgacgAAGCGGGTAGTCATAGAGCATTTATTTAGGAgaattagtcaaaaaaaaaaaaaaagcgaaaaaaaaaagaatgacttGTTAGACGTGTCAGCAGTTTAAGGGTATGGAATGCAGTTGGAGTTCAAGGTTCCAAGATTGGGCCAAACTAGTCCAAATAAGATTTTTGTTAGGGGTATTTGGTCCGATACCCACCAAAATGAGAGGTTAAGGATATTTATCCCttttttcttcagttttttttatctaccttttatttcctatttcacccttaataaactaaaaaattcctttattttcttttccttcttcccGAAAGCCATGCCTGCACCtttgcttttccatttttccttcttcttcaagAAAATCCACACACAATcctattgaaaagaaaaaaattcctgCTCCACCTCTGCTTTCCTTTCCTCCGTGAAAAAGCATCCCACAACTCTCCATGAAAAAACATTGCAAATCCTATCCAAATTCCAtagaattgaatttttataggtaaaataaaaatatagccaTAGAAATctaacaaacaaacaagaaaaaaaacaaaaaaaaaaaaggaaagaaagaaataaaggaaaaaaaatagtcTTCTAAGCCCACTTGGGGCCTGACGCTGCCATCGGCGAAAGGTTATTGGACGTGGTGGTGCTGGCGGCAGGAGAGCTAAATAGTGATTTCGgtagactttttttttccaattaatttagaaatCTACCTCCGATTGGAGggtaaaaatttagaaaatcttTGTGCTCCGTTCAAGTTAGGGGAAAAATACCAAacccttttattaatttttttttccttctcttttgatATTTCATAAAGATAATCTGGAAATATTAGAAAATGAaaggacaaaataaaaaaatttaaaacggaAGGGCTGAATATACTTGGAATCCTTCAAGaaagggtattgggccaaattctccTTTTTGTTAGGCAGTTAAATATCTTGAAGTCCAAATAGTATATTGGGCCAGACTTAggctttggaatttttattggGCCATTTCCGTAATTTGCCTCATTTTCCCTTCGCTGATTCTGGAAACCCCaacaattaattaacaataatatcatattaaaacaaaatcctaaagataattaaatttattacatcCCCCTCTCCGCTTCTTCCTCCACCTAATTTTTGTCTCCCAAAAAGTTATAAACTGTCTTCCTTTCCTTATCCACTCTCGCATTTCcctcaactctctctctctctctctctctctctctcttcgtcGTTTCTGTAATGGCAAGATCTCTTTcccaaaccctaaccctaacccGCCATATCTCTCCCAAATTGTCTtcaccttcttcttcctcctcatcCTCTCGCTTCCTCGCTCTCCGAACCCAATCAAACCTGCCCTCATCCAACAACGACCTCACCGACCTCAccgactcttcttcttcttcttcctcctccgaTCCCCTTTTGCGTAAGCTTGAGGACGCTATCCACCGCATCATCGTACGCCGATCCGCACCTGATTGGCTCCCGTTTCTTCCCGGTTATTCTTACTGGGTCCCACCTCCTCGGTCTCGTAATTACGGTCTTAACCAATTGGTCGAGAAGTTGGCCAATCCGCTGTCTGAGGAGGAGTCAATGTCCACCACCACCGTTCGAGGCTGGCCTTCTTCTTCCTATTTTATTCAAGGTATTTTTATATTGGATCGCTGCATTTTGTTTAAAGTTTGATTTGAATAGTGGTTTTTTCTGGGTTTGTGCTTAATATTGATGGGGGTATTTGATTTGGGTTTGCTGGAAGAAAGTGTTTTAGATGATAAAAATATGGTCTTGGATGTTTTGATCAATTCGTAAGAATCCGGAATTCCAGGAtaaaggaatgaaatttttgttatttacagGATTTAACTTTCCATTTGCCGGTTGTgtaggacttttttttttttttttttaatcattcagAGTTTATTGAGAGCTCTAATACGAAGCAATTTTTGCATTGgccatattatttattttcctaataATGCTTAAATGGAATTTTCATTTTAGATGATGAATTAATTCCATTTAAACAAGGTGCGGATAGCATTTATGGGCCTTGACAGTTTTGTTGAAATATTCCAGGATCTTTGACAGAATTATCTCAATGCTCGTTTAGATGTTGCTTACATCCTTTCTTTCTCTATTCTTTGTAGGTGCATCTCCCCATCAGATGGAGGCAGCAGATGAAAAATCTAAGAACTTGTCTCAGTCAGAGGATGACGAAGGATGAACAATTGTTTTTCTTCCCAAATTTGGCATCTTGGTGAGTTTTCTTGAGTAGCATGTATGATATAACAATTAGATTAGTTGCtggttaaaaattataatgggATAAGTGATCTAATATGGCAGTGTTCGAGTATAATCATTAAAATGACTCCCATATAACAACAGCTACTGAAGGTGTGTGTAATTGCATCTGTCAAAGACttgatggttttttttattttttttcctctgatAGTTTGTACCTCGGTCCAGATTTTGATGTAAGGCTGCGGGAATTTGAACCTTTTTGCCTTTGTTgtaaaagatattaaattattactatAGTTTAAGGTAATGCAGATTTTCTTTGCTTGTCTAAGAAGCAATTAATTAGAGTTGAGAATGAGTTACGTACTGCAACTGGTGCTCTGGGTGACACAATCAGTATGAGATGTAAGCCTGTGAGGAGGTTCTATGCTGAAGGCACCTTTGGCCAGCATTTCTATATGGTCTGAACGTTCTTAAGAATATCTGAAAGTCCTTGTTCTtcaattgattattttatgaattcTATAAATCTTTAGAGGTTGCCGAATGTTAGTCTTGGATGAGGAGAGTTGTTGCTTATGGTGGTTGGTGGAATATGATTTGGCTTTTAGTATAGGTGGAATAGGTTGCTCATTTGACATGTTGTTGAGGGTGAAGACAGAACAGGGGTATGTGGTCAATAGAGGTGGCTTTATTTAATTGAATTCTTGCATTAAACTAAAGCAGCTTTGCTTCAACGTTTGACGTctatggaattttttatttggtattaGAGACTGGTTCAATTATGCGAAACTGGATTTTTGTTTCTTGAGGTTTCCAGGAAAATTTAAAGAAGTTCCTCTGTTTAAATCTGATTGAGTTGCAATCAACTTTTTATGCTATTTATGATAGAAATCTTTTTATGGTTGAATCTTAAACAAAGTTGCTTTAATGCCATTAATAGCTTAGCAACTGAATGTGCAGGCTCATCCAGACATGTAAATTTTATGTAGAAGGATAAAAGAAGATGGACTTTCAACAATACATTTTCTATGGGGGAGCGGTACAGATGCAACCTGATCAGTAGAGCATAATGATTTCCTTCCAAATGTTTACTCTcctaaaaaagattaatatcgTACCGTTCCttaagtattttaaaaaaagaataactcaGATATGATGTATGTTATTTATACACTTCCTTGCATGGTTAATTATATCTAGTCTGATCTCAGTCGATTTTCTAGCACTCTCtttgtatatttgtacatatgtgTTTGTGATAATCAAGGTGACGATTTTGTTCTGAATCTTGTAtcaatttattacaattttgaattttgataatgttttgaaaGGAGCgcttaaagaaaagaaaattggctTGGATTAGTTTTTTTAACTTACTCTTAGAGGAAAAAATGACAAGCGACCATGTTATGAAGCATTTATAAGAATAGACTCCTTAGACTAAAGAATTTATATGCCCTTAATGTATGttttaatgtaatttatatGGAGATTGTAATGCTGGTGAATATATATTGCAAGATTTATTATACACCGACCAAATTTATATTTGGGCATATACCTCGGCATAGAGGTTGGAAGTTAGATGACTGCTAACTGGGAGGAGAGGAGAACTGCCATTGGAATGGGATGGAAAATTGTGTATTGGTCCTGTATTAGTTGCAATTGCAACTTAActattttcgtttttttaaaTGGTACATCAGCTCCCTATGTTACCTCCATTAGAAAGACCATCAGTCATTATGTAGGGTGGTTTCCAAAATTCGTCATATATAGCCTCCTCGTTGTACATACTAGTTAAAAACGGCCTAAAAAACCCAGAAAGACCTATATATTAACCACTACTCTAATTCGACAAACATGCATTACTGATGCTAGCTGCTACTTCCCAAATCCCACGTTCAAACAGTCTTACATTTGGGAAACTAATACATACATACAATAGAGGAGGACTTTACCAGTGAATTGCCGGAAAATATTCTGGTGAGTATATCGTTTCTGTTGCTGGTAAAGGATGCAGTGGTTACCTCTGTCCTTTTCCGTTGATGGCAATACGTCTGGACGTGTACTAGTAATCATGAGTTCAAAGGACAGGAATACTTGATAAAGAATAGGAAGAAGGATTGTATTTATTATCGGGAATTGGACGAACAAAAGTTCATAAAACGGGGTGAATAATGTGATTGATCAACAAAAATACAAGGGTGGTCATCAAATTACTGATCGATTAAGTATTTATTTCAATCTCGATGATAGCTCTGCATCTTCCATTGATATATGGGTAAAGTTCGTAACGGGAAACAAAGGGCCTAAGTTTTCACATTGGAGTTTCCACAATATGGTAGCGTTGGTAGATTGACACCCAGCTACACCCAACATAACTTTTGGTTTAGCTCGCTCAAAGTCCTCCGTTCTACATGTGTTGATATGACTCAAAGAGGTTTTTCCACTACTTATTTAGTTGTTCGGTACTTGAACCATTAGAAGTGTATGGCTCATCAACCATGGTCAATCTAAAGGTAGCAGGACCATCGCTTGCATTGAAGCATTTAGTGTTGCAAAATTGTGAAGACATGCATTGAGGGCATTGAAATCTGTGATGCTGAAAACCTCGTTTCATTTTATTGTTGTTGCTACAATCccaattcaatatttggttatgAGGAATGTGCCTATGCCTGTAGACGTATACCTGCCTTAAAAACGTAGCTACTAATGTCTTCAGCATACTTTGATGC is a genomic window containing:
- the LOC107428128 gene encoding uncharacterized protein LOC107428128, translating into MARSLSQTLTLTRHISPKLSSPSSSSSSSRFLALRTQSNLPSSNNDLTDLTDSSSSSSSSDPLLRKLEDAIHRIIVRRSAPDWLPFLPGYSYWVPPPRSRNYGLNQLVEKLANPLSEEESMSTTTVRGWPSSSYFIQGASPHQMEAADEKSKNLSQSEDDEG